Proteins from a genomic interval of Clostridium cochlearium:
- a CDS encoding ABC transporter ATP-binding protein: MIIKLEDIEKVYDTGAIKLKALNKINLAIDEREFVAIMGASGSGKSTMMNILGCLDSITSGKYYLDGVDISSLDSNELAEIRNKKIGFVFQAFNLLPKLTSIANVELPMMYAGVPKEERKIRAQKALERVGLKDRIYHKPTELSGGQKQRVAIARALVNDPSILLADEPTGNLDSKSTVEIMGIFQELNNEGVTIVMVTHEDDVAMHTKRAVVFKDGNIISDKLISESERIIVGRQKI; encoded by the coding sequence GTGATTATAAAACTTGAAGATATTGAAAAAGTCTATGATACAGGAGCCATTAAGTTAAAAGCACTAAATAAAATAAATTTGGCCATTGATGAGAGAGAATTTGTAGCTATAATGGGTGCTTCAGGATCTGGAAAATCCACTATGATGAATATATTAGGTTGTTTAGATAGTATAACATCTGGAAAATATTATTTAGACGGTGTGGATATTTCCTCACTAGATAGCAATGAATTAGCTGAAATAAGAAATAAGAAAATAGGATTTGTATTTCAAGCCTTTAATTTACTTCCAAAACTTACTTCTATAGCTAATGTAGAATTGCCTATGATGTATGCAGGAGTACCCAAAGAAGAAAGAAAAATTAGAGCACAAAAAGCATTAGAAAGAGTGGGACTTAAGGATAGAATATACCACAAACCTACAGAATTATCTGGAGGACAAAAACAAAGAGTTGCTATAGCAAGAGCTTTAGTAAATGACCCTTCTATACTTTTAGCAGATGAACCTACTGGGAACTTAGATAGTAAATCTACAGTTGAAATTATGGGTATTTTTCAAGAGTTAAACAACGAAGGAGTTACAATTGTTATGGTTACCCACGAGGATGATGTGGCCATGCATACTAAAAGAGCAGTGGTTTTTAAAGATGGAAATATAATTTCTGATAAGCTAATAAGTGAAAGCGAAAGAATAATAGTTGGGAGGCAGAAAATATGA